The genomic segment GCCTCGAGTACTACCCGATCGACGAGGAGTATCGGTTCGAACTCCCGCTCGGCGAGTACGACGACCCCGAACGGATCACCGTCGGGACGAGTACCGACGGAGAACAGGAGTACCTGCGCTGGGGCGAGTTCCACTTTACCGTCGACGGCGAAGACGTCACGCTTCGGGCCTACAAGGCGGACTCGGACGACGAACGGCTCTGGGTCCCGTTCCGCGACGCGACCAGCGGCGACGAGACCTACGGTGCCGGCCGCTACCTCGATCTCGAGTCCGATAGTCACCAAACGGACGATGGACGCTGGATCCTCGACTTCAACGAGGCGTACAACCCGACGTGCGCCTACTCGGACCGGTACGAGTGTCCGCTTCCGCCGATGGCGAACTGGCTCGAGGTGCCGATCGAGGCCGGCGAAAAGGCGTACAATGACGATCACTCCGCGCCGATCTGATCGCCTCGCCGCGGCCTCGCCGCTTTTCGAACGGTATCGACTCGACCGGGCCACTACCGAGCCATCGACCGTGCGAGCCCGTATCGATTTCAGTCATCAGTACCCCCGGGAGCAGCCAGTGACGACCACCGAAGACGAATCCGGACGACTCACCTCGGTAGCCTTTCAGGGCCTCGAGCGCGTCGCCGACGCGGCCGACGATTCGACCCCGATCGTCGCCGTGCCCGACTGCGGGTTCGGGACGCAGGCCGGCCTCGGCATGGTCCACCCCGAGATCGCGTGGGCCAAACTCGAGGCGCTCGTCAAGGGCGCCGAGATCGCGACCGAGCGCATCTACTGACCGACCACCGGCGACGACCGTCGCAGCGCGGGACTCGCGGGACCGTCACGGACAGTCGCGCTCGCCGAACGAGTCCGGCTTCGATCCCTGATCTGTAGCCCGCGTCTCGCCCGACTGGAGCGCGACAAGCATCGCCCGTCCTCCGTAGCCGTGTGTCTCGTCGTGACCGCGGACGACGACACACGAGACGTCGTCGGGCACCTCGACGCGCTCGGAACGAGTGAACGGCTGTTCGGAGTGGGGATGTGTCAAGTCGCGCCGACCGAGGTGCGTCCCGTCGAGGCGTTCGACCTGCCACCAGTTCGCGTAGCCGTCCTCGCCGTCGTCGTCGTGGTGAAGCGTCACGTCGAACGCGTACGCGCCTCCGTCGTCGTCGACGCTCACCTCGACGACGTTCGCCTCACGGAGGTCGAGGTCGTCGCCGTCGGTCACGTCTCCGCTGTCGTTCTCGTCGCTCGAGTCCGTGTTCCCACCGAGGTCGCTACAGCCGGACAGCGCCGCGATCGCGAGCGTTCCCGCCGTACGCTCGAGCAGTCGCCGTCGGGACGGATCGGGTCCGGTTATCCGCTACAGCTAGATCGTCTCGGCGGGATCGTGTTCCTCTGCCATGCGCGTCGCCTCGGCGGCGTACCGTTCTCGCTCGTCCGGGTCCGCCACGCTCGATAGGTCGTCGGGAGAGACGTCCTCGGCGGCGGTCACCGAGTCCAGATCGACCGCCTGTGCCGCGAGCTCCCGCCGGAACGCCCGAATCCCGTCGGGCGTCGCGTACGTCAGGACGATGAGGTCGCGATTGTTGTAGTCGCGCTCAACGAGCCACACGCGCACGTGGTCCGACTCCGATGGCATGAGAACGCGAACGAGAACCGCGAGGATAATCGTTTGGGAGCGTGATTTTAGTGCGTTCGGAGCCTCACTACACACGCCTTCGCCTCGAGAATGCCCCCATTAGGTCCACCGACGCTCGTTTACGACGACGACTGCGGCGTCTGCACGCGGGCGGCGCGGTTCGTGGACCGCCGCGCGGTGATCGATATCGTCGGCTTTTCGGAACTCACAGGCGAGCTGCGAGCGCGCTTGCCGGCCGACTACGAGGACTGCGCCCACTTCGTCACCGACGAGGCCACTTATTCCTGTGGCGAAGCGATGGAACGCGCTTACGAACAGACCAACCTCTTCCCGTCGCAGCTGTTTCCGCTGTTCCGTCGCGTTCCGGGATACGAACTCGTCCGTGAGTACGTGTACCGCATCATCGCGTCGAATCGGCCGTTGATCAGTCGACTGCTCCCGTGAAGCGCCTCGGGAGTAAGCACTCTGGGATAGCTCGCTCGAGGCAGGACGGCCATTCGACCGTCGACAGCGACCGCGTCCGCCCGCGGCCTCAGAGACCCAAGAGAACCATCGACCCGTAGCCGAGCCCGAACGCGAGTGCGAACGATCCGACCCAGGCGGCGACGGTGAATCCCAGCTTTCGGGGGCTGACGCCGGCTCCGCCGGCGACCGCGAGACCGCTGCCGACGATGGCGCTCACGATGATCTCGTTGAACGAGACCGGCACTCCGAGCAGGACCGCGCTTTGAGCGATGAGAAACGACGGGACGAGCGTCGCGATCGAGCGGCGCGGCCCCAGCGACGCGTACTCCTGGGAGATCGACTTGATCATCCGCGGCGCGCTCGTCCACGAGCCGACCAGAATGCCGAGCCCACCGCCGAGCAGGACCGCGACCGGTGATATCATCGGCAGCTCCTCGAGCAGCGGGAACAGCGGTCCGACGGCCAGGCCGACCTGGCTGGCACCCGCCGAGAACGCCACGAGCGCGCCCAGCGAGAGCAGGAACCGTCGCAGGCCGCCCGCCTGATCGCGTCGGATATCCCAGCGGACGACGGCTGCGGCGACGACGCCCAGCCCGAGCGAAACCGCGGCCGTCGCGGCGGTGCCGTCGACCGGAATCGCCGAGATTCCGGCGACCGCGAGCGTCCCACCGACCGGCGAGAGGACCGCGAGCTCGAGGTTCGCGACGACGGCGCCGACGAGGCCGGCGAGTATCGGCACGCTCGCGTCCTCGGGAACGTCCGGTCGCGGAAGAACGCTCGCGATACCGTAGGCGATTCCTCCGCCG from the Natronococcus sp. AD-5 genome contains:
- a CDS encoding DUF1684 domain-containing protein, with amino-acid sequence MSTDWRRAIETQREEKDRYFGGDPHSPIPDAERESFDGLEYYPIDEEYRFELPLGEYDDPERITVGTSTDGEQEYLRWGEFHFTVDGEDVTLRAYKADSDDERLWVPFRDATSGDETYGAGRYLDLESDSHQTDDGRWILDFNEAYNPTCAYSDRYECPLPPMANWLEVPIEAGEKAYNDDHSAPI
- a CDS encoding thiol-disulfide oxidoreductase DCC family protein, encoding MPPLGPPTLVYDDDCGVCTRAARFVDRRAVIDIVGFSELTGELRARLPADYEDCAHFVTDEATYSCGEAMERAYEQTNLFPSQLFPLFRRVPGYELVREYVYRIIASNRPLISRLLP
- a CDS encoding inorganic phosphate transporter translates to MEPATLLLFAAAALTSLFMAWVIGAGSSGATPFAPAVGANAISTMKAAFLVGILGFAGAVTQGGSVSEAVGTGLVKGVTLPVSAVIVVLLIGAGLMAIGIYTGYPIATAFTVTGSVIGVGFALGGDPAWGKYAEIGAVWVLTPFVGGGIAYGIASVLPRPDVPEDASVPILAGLVGAVVANLELAVLSPVGGTLAVAGISAIPVDGTAATAAVSLGLGVVAAAVVRWDIRRDQAGGLRRFLLSLGALVAFSAGASQVGLAVGPLFPLLEELPMISPVAVLLGGGLGILVGSWTSAPRMIKSISQEYASLGPRRSIATLVPSFLIAQSAVLLGVPVSFNEIIVSAIVGSGLAVAGGAGVSPRKLGFTVAAWVGSFALAFGLGYGSMVLLGL